Proteins co-encoded in one Azospirillum brasilense genomic window:
- a CDS encoding superoxide dismutase, protein MAFELPPLPYGYDALQPFMSSETLHLHHDKHHQTYVTNLNNLTKDSPLADASLEDVIKQSYGDASKQGLFNNAGQVWNHTFYWQSMKKNGGGAIPGELEKRLIADFGSVDKFKEEFSNAAITQFGSGWAWLYIDGGKLKVTKTSNADTPLAQGHFPLLTADVWEHAYYVDYQNRRADFVKAFLESLVNWEFVAERLSKAPA, encoded by the coding sequence ATGGCGTTCGAACTGCCGCCGCTCCCGTATGGCTATGATGCTCTGCAGCCGTTCATGTCGTCGGAGACGCTGCACCTGCACCACGACAAGCACCACCAGACCTACGTCACCAACCTGAACAACCTGACGAAGGACAGCCCGCTGGCCGACGCCAGCCTGGAAGACGTCATCAAGCAGAGCTACGGCGACGCCTCCAAGCAGGGCCTGTTCAACAACGCCGGTCAGGTGTGGAACCACACCTTCTACTGGCAGAGCATGAAGAAGAACGGTGGCGGCGCCATCCCGGGCGAGCTCGAGAAGCGCCTGATCGCCGACTTCGGCAGCGTCGACAAGTTCAAGGAAGAGTTCTCGAACGCCGCCATCACCCAGTTCGGCTCGGGCTGGGCGTGGCTGTACATCGACGGCGGCAAGCTGAAGGTCACCAAGACCTCCAACGCCGACACCCCGCTGGCCCAGGGCCACTTCCCGCTGCTGACCGCCGACGTGTGGGAGCACGCCTACTACGTCGACTACCAGAACCGCCGCGCGGACTTCGTGAAGGCGTTCCTGGAGAGCCTGGTGAACTGGGAGTTCGTGGCCGAGCGCCTGTCGAAGGCCCCGGCCTGA